A genomic segment from Gossypium hirsutum isolate 1008001.06 chromosome D04, Gossypium_hirsutum_v2.1, whole genome shotgun sequence encodes:
- the LOC107910815 gene encoding ankyrin repeat-containing protein ITN1 has protein sequence MLSPINVNKGNIEVFNNKQGLQLESLKTPNHDNVLHVNLATQETAAWLLNRFHSCDPVMSFFITMIKREKRSDFIEQILSKCPSLLLQTNAKGQTPLHVAARNGHSAIVKLLIKFCAKARDGDLEKLGMDQVNAVREMLRITDQESNMALHEAARCGNVEVAKALLEFEDPEFPYSANKKQETPLYIAARWRGSGRLLTLLLDKFKSTAHGGPHGRTALHAAAMAGDAEAIKVILNKKGNLTKERDEDGHTPLHYAAHLGNRLSVVKELLKRDVTAAYIGDKMRGMAPLLMAARQGHLLTVSKILSLCPDCCEKVDNKSLNVLHYLAFRGSPSPFGNSVFKSGHIEIVYGSVKTLMELEGAFGMTPQDVDNAVRSQKNHHKQKQIKELLEEIENDQVAEEPVHHFTVRNNSIESLEKTGNAHLVAAALIATVAFAAAITVPGGLESEKGSNRGTPILIQEAAFKAFVVTNAMAFIFSVSALTAYFGVLDHLFTRFIFWREAIILNRTWSVSMLLNYATLAMVIAFSTGSYVVLKPSHELAIVSYLICPAFLLCKWTALFVILSHSIHI, from the exons atgttgtctcccattaatgttaacaaagGCAACATTGAAGTATTCAATAATAAGCAGGGACTTCAACTTGAGTCGCTAAAGACCCCAAACCATGACAACGTCCTCCATGTTAACTTGGCAACCCAGGAGACTGCCGCCTGGCTTTTAAACAGATTTCACTCATGCGATCCGGTTATGAGTTTTTTCATTACTatgataaaaagagaaaaaagatcaGATTTTATCGAACAAATTCTCAGCAAGTGTCCGTCACTGCTACTCCAAACGAATGCTAAAGGTCAAACTCCTTTACACGTTGCAGCAAGGAATGGACATTCTGCTATTGTGAAACTTCTAATCAAGTTTTGCGCAAAAGCTAGAGATGGAGATTTAGAGAAGCTGGGAATGGATCAAGTAAATGCAGTGAGGGAGATGTTGAGGATTACGGATCAGGAATCCAACATGGCTTTACACGAAGCAGCACGTTGTGGCAATGTTGAAGTGGCGAAAGCATTGTTGGAGTTTGAAGACCCTGAATTTCCGTATTCTGCCAACAAAAAACAGGAGACTCCACTTTACATAGCAGCTAGGTGGAGAGGATCTGGGCGCTTGTTGACTTTATTATTAGATAAATTCAAATCAACTGCTCATGGCGGCCCTCACGGTAGAACAGCTTTGCATGCAGCAGCTATGGCTGGTGATGCAG AGGCAATAAAGGTAATATTAAATAAGAAGGGAAATTTGACAAAGGAAAGAGATGAAGATGGACACACCCCTCTCCATTATGCTGCACACCTTGGTAATAGATTGTCAGTTGTGAAAGAACTGTTAAAAAGGGATGTAACAGCTGCCTATATAGGTGATAAAATGAGGGGGATGGCACCCCTTCTTATGGCAGCGAGGCAAGGTCATCTTTTAACAGTTTCAAAGATTCTCTCTTTATGTCCAGATTGTTGTGAAAAAGTGGACAACAAAAGTTTGAATGTACTTCATTATCTGGCTTTTAGAGGCTCTCCCTCTCCATTTGGGAATTCTGTTTTCAAGAGTGGTCATATTGAGATTGTATACGGATCAGTCAAAACTCTAATGGAGTTGGAAGGTGCCTTTGGAATGACACCTCAAGATGTTGATAATGCAGTTCGATCTCAGAAAAATCATCATAAACAG AAGCAAATCAAAGAATTGTTGGAAGAAATTGAGAATGATCAAGTGGCGGAGGAACCAGTTCATCACTTTACCGTACGAAATAATTCTATAGAAAGTTTGGAGAAGACAGGAAATGCTCATTTAGTAGCTGCAGCACTTATAGCCACCGTCGCATTTGCAGCAGCAATAACTGTTCCTGGTGGTTTGGAGAGTGAAAAAGGGTCAAATCGAGGCACTCCCATTTTGATTCAAGAGGCAGCCTTTAAAGCATTTGTTGTAACAAATGCAATGGCCTTTATTTTCTCTGTTTCTGCCCTCACCGCCTACTTTGGGGTTCTGGATCATCTTTTTACACGATTTATTTTTTGGCGTGAAGCAATAATTTTAAATCGAACTTGGTCTGTTTCTATGCTCCTTAACTATGCAACGCTTGCAATGGTAATTGCTTTCAGCACGGGTAGTTATGTGGTCTTAAAACCTTCCCACGAACTTGCCATTGTTTCATATCTCATATGCCCTGCCTTTTTACTTTGTAAGTGGACAGCTTTGTTTGTAATTTTGAGTCATTcaatacatatttaa